From Pseudonocardia autotrophica, one genomic window encodes:
- a CDS encoding pyridoxal phosphate-dependent aminotransferase yields MTGSTASQLTVAARAAVAPFHVMDVWAAAAQRARSHGDLINLSAGQPSTPAPEPVRRAAAEALNSEVLGYTVAPGIPELREAVAGHYRRTAGVRVDPGDVVLTTGSSGGFLLAFLAAFDAGDRVALARPGYPCYRNILTALGCEVVELPCGPQTRFQPTVAMLEELDEPVKGLILASPANPTGTVLDPEELAALATYCEGRGIQLVSDEIYHGITFPGSPATACAWETSREALLVNSFSKYFSMTGWRLGWLVCPPRLRRTVEGLAGNFTVCPPALPQHAALAAFEEASYAEADAHVVRYGQNRDLLLAGLRGIGIDRLAPADGAFYVYADIGHLLRPGEDSMALTYRLLDETGIAVAPGQDFDPVDGGDFVRFSCAGTSEGITAALDRLRAWV; encoded by the coding sequence GTGACCGGATCGACCGCTTCCCAGCTCACCGTCGCCGCACGTGCCGCGGTGGCCCCGTTCCACGTGATGGACGTCTGGGCGGCCGCCGCGCAGCGGGCCCGCAGCCACGGCGACCTGATCAACCTCTCCGCCGGGCAGCCATCGACGCCGGCACCCGAGCCGGTCCGCCGGGCCGCCGCCGAGGCGCTGAACTCCGAGGTGCTCGGCTACACCGTCGCGCCCGGCATCCCGGAGCTGCGTGAGGCCGTCGCGGGCCACTACCGGCGGACCGCAGGCGTGCGCGTCGACCCGGGCGACGTGGTGCTGACCACCGGCTCGTCCGGCGGGTTCCTGCTCGCCTTCCTCGCCGCGTTCGACGCGGGCGACCGGGTCGCGCTGGCCCGCCCCGGCTACCCCTGCTACCGCAACATCCTCACCGCTCTGGGGTGCGAGGTCGTGGAGCTGCCCTGCGGGCCGCAGACCCGGTTCCAGCCGACCGTCGCGATGCTGGAGGAGCTGGACGAGCCGGTGAAGGGCCTGATCCTGGCCAGCCCGGCGAACCCCACCGGCACCGTGCTCGACCCCGAGGAACTCGCCGCGCTGGCCACATATTGCGAGGGGCGCGGGATCCAGCTGGTCAGCGACGAGATCTACCACGGCATCACGTTCCCCGGGTCGCCCGCGACGGCGTGCGCGTGGGAGACCTCCCGTGAGGCGCTGCTGGTGAACTCGTTCTCCAAGTACTTCTCGATGACCGGCTGGCGGCTGGGCTGGCTGGTCTGCCCGCCGCGGCTGCGCCGCACGGTCGAGGGGCTCGCCGGAAACTTCACCGTCTGCCCGCCGGCGCTGCCGCAGCACGCCGCGCTCGCCGCGTTCGAGGAGGCGAGCTACGCCGAGGCGGACGCGCACGTGGTCCGCTACGGGCAGAACCGGGATCTGCTGCTGGCCGGGCTGCGCGGTATCGGGATCGATCGGCTGGCCCCGGCCGACGGCGCGTTCTACGTCTACGCCGACATCGGGCACCTGCTGCGGCCCGGTGAGGACTCGATGGCGCTGACCTACCGGCTCCTCGACGAGACCGGGATCGCCGTCGCGCCCGGGCAGGACTTCGACCCGGTCGACGGCGGCGACTTCGTGCGGTTCTCCTGCGCCGGCACGTCGGAGGGGATCACCGCGGCGCTGGACCGGCTGCGCGCCTGGGTCTGA
- a CDS encoding YhgE/Pip domain-containing protein codes for MSAIRMAISELRRITAGRLPVLAVLALLLIPMLYAGFYLYANGDPYSRLDRVPAALVVEDAGGTDADGNPQNVGEQVATDLMESGSFDFHRVGAAEADRGVRDNEYTFALTVTRDFTAALHSSADLTPRQGVLVLTTNDANNYLVRTIADTLTGRVRDSVAQQVGTEAADNFLTGFSTIYTKTQEAANGAGELADGAGRAHDGARELAAGADQLASGQRQLLGGAQQLAGGAGELSSGAGTLAGGAGTAAAGADRLNSGAGELATGLGTLRDATAQLPAQARELADGARQVADGNAQVAEAGDRVAQESARLAAQLDAADGTIADGLRARGFTEEQVTQALAALAEAKQPLEQGNARVQEVSGRLDQLGSGARQVADGAERLAVAAPQLGSGIGSAADGAGALRDGAAELSGGVRALSDGATRLSTGADALATGAGRLVDGERTAVEGTDRLADGAHRLDTGTGELATGAGTLRDGLFDGLGQIPNPSPDVRAATAQNIGDPVATRDVAHSRADTYGAGLAPFFMALATWIGGYVLFLLLQPLSRRAIAAGQSPLRVALGGWIPAGLLGVVQVTGMYVVVSAVLGIVPAHPLGTLAFLWLVSMTFTAIVHALNALLGAVGQFLGLVLMVLQLVSAGGTFPWQTIPEPLYPMHLLMPMGYAVDALRHLMYGGELTGVVGTAVPVLAAWFLISVLLATLAAHRQRVWRPSTVKPELVL; via the coding sequence ATGAGCGCGATCCGGATGGCGATCAGCGAGCTGCGCCGGATCACGGCGGGCCGGCTGCCGGTCCTGGCGGTGCTCGCGCTGCTGCTGATCCCGATGCTGTACGCCGGGTTCTACCTCTACGCCAACGGCGACCCGTACTCCCGCCTGGACCGCGTCCCGGCCGCACTCGTGGTCGAGGACGCGGGCGGCACCGACGCCGACGGGAACCCGCAGAACGTCGGGGAGCAGGTCGCGACGGACCTGATGGAGTCCGGCTCGTTCGACTTCCACCGGGTCGGCGCCGCGGAGGCCGACCGTGGGGTGCGGGACAACGAGTACACCTTCGCCCTCACCGTCACCCGGGACTTCACCGCCGCCCTGCACTCGTCGGCCGATCTCACGCCGCGCCAGGGCGTTCTCGTGCTGACCACGAACGACGCCAACAACTACCTGGTCCGCACGATCGCCGACACCCTCACCGGCCGGGTGCGCGACTCGGTGGCCCAGCAGGTCGGCACCGAGGCCGCGGACAATTTCCTGACCGGGTTCTCCACGATCTACACGAAGACCCAGGAGGCCGCGAACGGTGCGGGCGAGCTCGCCGACGGAGCGGGCCGGGCGCACGACGGCGCCCGTGAGCTCGCCGCCGGTGCAGACCAGCTGGCGTCCGGGCAGCGACAGCTGCTCGGCGGGGCCCAGCAGCTCGCCGGAGGCGCCGGGGAGCTGTCGTCCGGGGCGGGCACCCTGGCCGGCGGCGCCGGCACCGCCGCCGCCGGAGCGGACCGGCTGAACAGCGGTGCCGGCGAGCTGGCCACCGGGCTGGGAACGCTGCGGGACGCGACCGCGCAGCTCCCCGCGCAGGCCCGGGAGCTGGCCGACGGCGCCCGCCAGGTGGCCGACGGCAACGCCCAGGTGGCCGAGGCGGGCGACCGGGTCGCGCAGGAGTCGGCCCGGCTGGCGGCCCAGCTCGACGCCGCCGACGGCACGATCGCCGACGGGCTGCGTGCACGCGGCTTCACCGAGGAGCAGGTCACGCAGGCACTGGCCGCGCTCGCCGAGGCGAAGCAGCCGCTGGAACAGGGCAACGCCCGCGTCCAGGAGGTGTCCGGCCGGCTCGATCAGCTCGGCTCCGGCGCGCGACAGGTCGCCGACGGCGCGGAACGGCTCGCCGTCGCCGCCCCTCAGCTCGGTTCCGGGATCGGCAGCGCCGCCGACGGCGCCGGTGCGCTGCGCGACGGCGCGGCCGAGCTCTCCGGCGGGGTCCGCGCGCTCTCCGACGGGGCCACCCGGCTCTCGACCGGGGCGGACGCACTGGCCACCGGCGCCGGCCGGCTCGTCGATGGCGAGCGCACCGCCGTCGAGGGCACCGACCGGCTCGCCGACGGCGCCCACCGGCTCGACACCGGCACCGGCGAGCTCGCCACCGGCGCCGGGACGCTGCGGGACGGCCTGTTCGACGGGCTCGGGCAGATCCCGAACCCGTCGCCGGACGTCCGGGCCGCCACCGCGCAGAACATCGGCGATCCGGTCGCCACCCGCGACGTCGCCCACTCCCGCGCGGACACCTACGGCGCCGGGCTCGCCCCGTTCTTCATGGCGCTGGCCACCTGGATCGGCGGCTACGTGCTGTTCCTGCTGTTGCAGCCGCTGTCCCGGCGGGCGATCGCGGCCGGGCAGAGCCCGCTGCGGGTCGCGCTGGGCGGCTGGATCCCGGCCGGGTTGCTGGGGGTCGTGCAGGTCACCGGCATGTATGTGGTCGTGTCGGCGGTGCTGGGGATCGTGCCGGCGCATCCGCTGGGGACACTCGCGTTCCTCTGGCTGGTGTCGATGACGTTCACCGCGATCGTGCACGCCCTGAACGCACTGCTGGGCGCGGTCGGCCAGTTCCTCGGGCTGGTGCTGATGGTGTTGCAGCTGGTGTCGGCCGGCGGCACGTTCCCCTGGCAGACCATCCCGGAACCGCTGTACCCGATGCACCTCCTGATGCCGATGGGCTACGCCGTCGACGCACTGCGCCACCTCATGTACGGCGGCGAGCTGACCGGCGTCGTCGGGACGGCGGTGCCGGTGCTGGCCGCCTGGTTCCTGATCTCGGTACTTCTCGCGACACTCGCCGCGCACCGGCAGCGGGTGTGGCGGCCCTCGACCGTCAAACCCGAGCTGGTGCTCTGA
- a CDS encoding ATP-binding cassette domain-containing protein, producing MISAPSPDSAEPGTTLVADGVTVDGPHGPLLATTSLRVTAGSILLVAGTPGSGHTALALCLAGRMRPTRGRVSFGGDGADDPDRLRRAVAVVDTPGVSEPDPALPLRTVIGEELAMAGRRAWPRAVGEWLAGRGAEQWAGTRFEDVPAPTRIALMTELAAARPGIEAVVLTAPDRHGGTPVTWWQIAAGHAAAGLAVVVTCSETSAALLGVPPVLLGGGHPDPALDPGGRHTRPPDPDAGTGPLTVVTTDPGTEPEGPVADR from the coding sequence ATGATCAGCGCACCATCGCCCGACTCCGCCGAGCCGGGCACGACGCTCGTCGCCGACGGCGTCACCGTCGACGGACCGCACGGCCCGCTGCTGGCCACGACCTCGCTGCGGGTCACCGCGGGCAGCATCCTGCTCGTGGCCGGTACGCCCGGATCCGGGCACACCGCGCTCGCGCTCTGCCTGGCCGGTCGGATGCGTCCGACCCGGGGCCGGGTGAGTTTCGGCGGTGACGGGGCCGACGATCCGGACCGGTTGCGGCGGGCGGTGGCCGTCGTCGACACCCCCGGGGTCAGCGAGCCGGACCCGGCGCTGCCGCTGCGCACCGTGATCGGTGAGGAACTGGCCATGGCGGGGCGCCGGGCCTGGCCACGGGCGGTCGGGGAATGGCTGGCCGGGCGGGGCGCCGAGCAGTGGGCGGGCACCCGGTTCGAGGACGTCCCGGCACCGACCCGGATCGCGCTGATGACCGAGCTGGCTGCGGCCCGTCCCGGCATCGAGGCCGTGGTGCTGACCGCGCCGGACCGGCACGGCGGCACCCCGGTGACCTGGTGGCAGATCGCGGCCGGGCACGCCGCCGCGGGTCTCGCGGTCGTCGTCACCTGCAGCGAGACGTCGGCGGCGCTGCTCGGTGTCCCCCCGGTGCTGCTCGGCGGCGGGCACCCGGACCCGGCCCTGGACCCCGGCGGCCGGCACACCCGGCCACCGGATCCGGACGCCGGCACCGGGCCGCTCACCGTGGTCACCACGGATCCGGGCACCGAGCCCGAGGGACCGGTGGCGGACCGATGA
- a CDS encoding threonine aldolase family protein has product MGVRPSPRSRRASRSALRGAPAVDPAEPIDLRSDTVTAPTPAMRKAMADAEVADDVLDRDPTMRELEERVAGLLGATDALWTPTGSMANLIALMSRLGRGESFLAPLGAHVLDFELGTAAWLAGGMPRPLPHDGGPGKVTPHAVRRAAVDTADHGSYAALRPALLCLENTHNSAGGTVTAPEEHASVAAAARAARLSVHLDGARLWNAAVALGVPPGALTVGADTVAVCLSKGLGAPVGSVVAGSAEFTEQARRLRKMLGGGVRQGGVMAAAGLVALEDVDRLAEDHALATTLAAGLRERGWRVREPQTNIVLLDVADLRGTIAAFREAGVRAGAIAGKLRLMTHRDVSDRHIAAALERIGEVGPASTGSPGAPPAQFGRSRDVPEQAPRTALG; this is encoded by the coding sequence ATGGGCGTGCGCCCGTCACCTCGCAGCCGCCGAGCATCGCGAAGCGCCCTGCGTGGCGCCCCCGCCGTGGATCCGGCCGAGCCGATCGACCTCCGCTCGGACACCGTGACCGCCCCGACGCCCGCGATGCGCAAGGCGATGGCGGACGCGGAGGTCGCCGACGACGTGCTCGACCGCGACCCGACGATGCGCGAGCTGGAGGAGCGGGTGGCCGGCCTGCTCGGCGCCACCGACGCGCTCTGGACGCCGACCGGGTCGATGGCGAACCTGATCGCGCTGATGAGCAGGCTCGGCCGGGGCGAGTCGTTCCTCGCACCGCTGGGCGCGCACGTCCTGGACTTCGAGCTCGGCACGGCCGCCTGGCTGGCCGGCGGGATGCCGCGGCCACTGCCGCACGACGGCGGTCCCGGCAAGGTCACCCCGCACGCCGTCCGGCGGGCCGCGGTGGACACCGCCGACCACGGCTCCTACGCCGCGCTCCGCCCGGCGCTGCTGTGCCTGGAGAACACGCACAACTCCGCGGGCGGCACGGTGACCGCGCCGGAGGAGCACGCGTCCGTCGCGGCGGCCGCCCGCGCGGCCCGGCTGTCCGTGCATCTCGACGGCGCCCGGCTGTGGAACGCCGCCGTCGCGCTCGGGGTGCCGCCCGGGGCGCTCACGGTCGGCGCGGACACCGTCGCGGTCTGCCTGAGCAAGGGCCTCGGCGCCCCGGTCGGGTCGGTCGTCGCCGGCTCCGCGGAGTTCACCGAGCAGGCCAGACGGCTGCGCAAGATGCTCGGCGGCGGCGTCCGGCAGGGCGGCGTGATGGCCGCCGCCGGGCTGGTCGCGCTGGAGGACGTCGACCGGCTCGCCGAGGATCACGCGCTGGCCACGACGCTCGCCGCCGGGCTGCGCGAACGCGGCTGGCGGGTACGGGAGCCGCAGACCAACATCGTCCTGCTCGACGTCGCCGACCTGCGCGGCACGATCGCCGCGTTCCGCGAGGCCGGGGTGCGGGCCGGGGCGATCGCCGGGAAGCTGCGGCTGATGACCCACCGGGACGTCTCCGACCGGCACATCGCGGCCGCGCTGGAACGGATCGGTGAGGTCGGCCCGGCCAGCACCGGATCGCCGGGGGCGCCGCCCGCCCAGTTCGGCCGCTCCCGCGACGTTCCGGAGCAGGCACCCCGTACCGCGCTGGGCTGA
- a CDS encoding TetR/AcrR family transcriptional regulator, producing the protein MAAPGKQTEKGERRRALLVAAAAELLAEGGFDAIRHRAVAERAGVPLAATTYYFSSLEDLVCAGLDRLGNEELAYVRGCLDMRDDPAEIVLDLMLGPRSRTEGLGAVLRRFERLIGSGHRPFLAGLLRAQRVEFDGLLDEALTRTAGRRPRPGEVRRVTALVDGMVLTALIEAEQDPRGVAREALREAIGK; encoded by the coding sequence ATGGCGGCCCCCGGGAAACAGACCGAGAAGGGTGAGCGGCGGCGTGCGCTGCTCGTGGCGGCAGCCGCCGAGTTGCTCGCCGAAGGCGGTTTCGACGCGATCCGGCACCGTGCGGTCGCCGAGCGGGCCGGGGTGCCGCTGGCCGCGACGACGTACTACTTCTCCTCGCTGGAGGATCTGGTCTGTGCCGGCCTGGACCGGCTGGGCAACGAGGAGCTGGCCTATGTGCGCGGCTGCCTGGACATGCGGGACGATCCGGCCGAGATCGTCCTCGACCTGATGCTCGGTCCGCGCTCACGGACCGAGGGGCTGGGTGCGGTGCTGCGCCGGTTCGAGCGGCTGATCGGATCGGGGCACCGGCCGTTCCTGGCGGGGCTGCTGCGCGCCCAGCGGGTCGAGTTCGACGGGCTGCTCGACGAGGCGCTCACCCGCACCGCGGGCCGGCGGCCGCGGCCGGGTGAGGTGCGGCGGGTGACCGCGCTGGTCGACGGCATGGTCCTGACCGCCCTGATCGAGGCCGAGCAGGATCCGCGCGGGGTGGCCCGCGAGGCGTTGCGCGAGGCGATCGGGAAGTAG
- the purB gene encoding adenylosuccinate lyase, with protein MIPNVLAARYASPELVRLWSPEYKIALERRLWIAVLRAQRDLGIEVPSSVIDDYEAVVDQVDLASIADRERVTRHDVKARIEEFNALAGHEHVHKGMTSRDLTENVEQLQIRLSLELVADRTVAILARLGRRAAEYAELTMAGRSHNVAAQTTTLGKRFASAADELLVAHARLDDLRSRYPLRGIKGPMGTSQDMLDLLGGDAAAAAKLDELEQRIATHLGFAEAFTSVGQVYPRSLDHDVVTALVQLAAAPSSLATTIRLMAGAELATEGFAPGQVGSSAMPHKMNARSAERINGLMVILRGLSMMTADLAGSQWNEGDVSCSVVRRVALPDAFFALDGLYETALTVLDEFGAYPAVIARELDRYLPFLATTAVLMAAVRAGVGRETAHEVIKEHAVAVALAMREQGQSDNDLLARLAADDRLGLPAGTLDGLLDDPLRFTGAAASQVAAVNERIAAITAKNPEAAAYTPGGIL; from the coding sequence GTGATCCCCAACGTGCTGGCCGCGCGCTATGCGAGTCCCGAGCTGGTCCGGCTCTGGTCCCCGGAGTACAAGATCGCGCTGGAACGACGGCTGTGGATCGCGGTGCTGCGGGCCCAGCGCGATCTGGGCATCGAGGTGCCGTCGTCGGTCATCGACGACTACGAGGCCGTCGTCGATCAGGTCGATCTCGCCTCGATCGCCGACCGCGAGCGGGTGACCCGGCACGACGTGAAGGCCCGGATCGAGGAGTTCAACGCCCTCGCCGGCCACGAGCACGTGCACAAGGGGATGACCAGCCGCGATCTCACCGAGAACGTCGAGCAGCTGCAGATCCGGCTGTCGCTGGAGCTCGTGGCCGACCGCACCGTGGCGATCCTGGCCCGGCTCGGCCGGCGCGCCGCCGAGTACGCCGAGCTGACGATGGCCGGCCGCAGCCACAACGTCGCCGCGCAGACCACCACCCTCGGCAAGCGTTTCGCCTCGGCCGCCGACGAGCTGCTGGTCGCGCACGCCCGGCTCGACGACCTGCGCTCGCGCTACCCGCTGCGCGGGATCAAGGGCCCGATGGGCACCAGCCAGGACATGCTGGACCTGCTGGGCGGCGACGCCGCGGCCGCGGCGAAGCTCGACGAGCTGGAGCAGCGGATCGCGACCCACCTCGGGTTCGCCGAGGCCTTCACCAGCGTCGGCCAGGTGTATCCGCGCTCGCTCGACCACGACGTCGTCACCGCGCTGGTGCAGCTGGCCGCGGCGCCGTCGTCGCTGGCAACCACGATCCGGCTGATGGCCGGTGCCGAGCTCGCCACCGAGGGCTTCGCCCCCGGCCAGGTCGGGTCGTCCGCCATGCCGCACAAGATGAACGCGCGTTCCGCGGAACGCATCAACGGCCTGATGGTGATCCTGCGCGGACTGTCGATGATGACCGCGGACCTCGCGGGCTCGCAGTGGAACGAGGGCGACGTCAGCTGCTCGGTGGTCCGCCGGGTCGCGCTGCCGGACGCCTTCTTCGCCCTCGACGGTCTCTACGAGACCGCGCTGACCGTGCTCGACGAGTTCGGCGCCTACCCGGCGGTCATCGCCCGCGAGCTGGACCGCTACCTGCCCTTCCTCGCGACGACCGCGGTGCTGATGGCCGCCGTGCGGGCCGGGGTCGGCCGGGAGACCGCGCACGAGGTCATCAAGGAGCACGCGGTCGCCGTCGCGCTGGCGATGCGCGAGCAGGGTCAGTCCGACAACGACCTGCTCGCCCGGCTAGCCGCCGACGACCGGCTCGGGCTGCCCGCCGGGACGCTCGACGGGCTGCTCGACGATCCGCTGCGGTTCACCGGGGCGGCGGCGTCCCAGGTCGCCGCGGTCAACGAGCGGATCGCGGCGATCACCGCCAAGAATCCGGAGGCGGCCGCCTACACCCCGGGAGGGATCCTGTGA
- a CDS encoding phosphoribosylaminoimidazolesuccinocarboxamide synthase yields the protein MKLVHSGKVRELYLDESVDPAELLLVASDRLSIYDVVLPTPVPDKGAILTALSLFWFDRTADLVPNHVIGTHDVPAEFAGRAVRCRPLEMLPVECIARGYLTGLGLKEYQKNGTVSGVRLPDGLVEGSRLPEPIFTPTTKAAVGEHDEFMTFDEVVALVGADTAEQLRALTLEVYRRGAESAAAGGILVADTKLEFGRDTDGGIVLGDEVLTPDSSRFWPADSYEPGRQQFSFDKQYVRDWSADLDWDRTAPGPEVPDDVVKVVQDRYAEVYRRITGSVWESPVGS from the coding sequence GTGAAGCTGGTGCACTCGGGCAAGGTCCGCGAGCTCTACCTCGACGAGAGCGTGGATCCGGCGGAGCTGCTGCTGGTCGCCTCCGACCGGCTCTCGATCTACGACGTGGTGCTCCCGACGCCGGTCCCGGACAAGGGCGCGATCCTCACGGCGCTGTCGCTGTTCTGGTTCGACCGGACCGCGGATCTCGTGCCCAACCACGTGATCGGCACGCACGACGTCCCGGCCGAGTTCGCCGGGCGGGCGGTCCGCTGCCGCCCGCTGGAGATGCTGCCGGTGGAGTGCATCGCCCGCGGCTACCTCACCGGTCTCGGTCTGAAGGAGTACCAGAAGAACGGCACCGTCTCCGGCGTACGGCTGCCCGACGGCCTGGTCGAGGGCTCCCGGCTGCCCGAGCCGATCTTCACTCCCACCACCAAGGCGGCGGTCGGGGAGCACGACGAGTTCATGACCTTCGACGAGGTCGTGGCACTGGTCGGCGCGGACACCGCCGAGCAGCTGCGCGCACTGACCCTGGAGGTCTACCGGCGCGGGGCCGAGTCGGCCGCGGCGGGCGGGATCCTGGTCGCCGACACCAAGCTGGAGTTCGGTCGCGACACCGACGGCGGCATCGTCCTCGGCGACGAGGTGCTCACCCCCGACTCGTCGCGGTTCTGGCCCGCCGACTCCTACGAGCCCGGCCGCCAGCAGTTCTCCTTCGACAAGCAGTACGTGCGCGACTGGTCGGCCGACCTGGACTGGGACCGCACCGCGCCCGGTCCGGAGGTGCCCGACGACGTGGTGAAGGTCGTGCAGGACCGCTACGCCGAGGTGTACCGGAGGATCACGGGGTCGGTCTGGGAGTCGCCGGTCGGCAGCTGA
- a CDS encoding flavoprotein, whose translation MSRSGPVVGLVGCAAGGVETACESFVRPARARGWGVAVTLTPTAGSWLAGSDELATLQDAAGLPVRVHPRAPGERSPHPPLDCCVVAPASANSVAKLALGIGDNQALTMLCELLGNPAIPLVVFPRVNAAHTRHPAWPGHLAVLRAAGVRLIEGPGVWDLHEPGQAPSNRPLPWDTILAATEYALDGRP comes from the coding sequence ATGAGCAGATCGGGGCCCGTGGTCGGGCTCGTCGGATGCGCGGCGGGCGGTGTCGAGACGGCCTGCGAGTCGTTCGTGCGGCCGGCCCGGGCCCGGGGCTGGGGTGTGGCCGTCACGCTCACGCCGACCGCCGGATCCTGGCTGGCGGGCTCGGACGAGCTGGCGACGCTGCAGGACGCGGCCGGGCTCCCGGTGCGCGTCCACCCCCGGGCCCCCGGCGAACGGAGCCCCCATCCTCCCCTCGACTGCTGTGTCGTGGCACCGGCCAGCGCGAACTCGGTCGCGAAGCTCGCGCTGGGCATCGGGGACAACCAGGCGCTCACCATGTTGTGCGAGTTGCTCGGCAACCCGGCGATCCCGCTCGTCGTGTTCCCGAGGGTCAACGCCGCACATACCCGCCATCCGGCCTGGCCCGGACACCTCGCCGTGCTGCGGGCCGCGGGGGTGCGACTGATCGAAGGGCCCGGCGTCTGGGACCTCCACGAGCCGGGGCAGGCACCGTCGAACCGCCCGCTCCCCTGGGACACGATCCTGGCCGCGACCGAGTACGCACTCGACGGCCGGCCGTAG
- a CDS encoding sugar-binding transcriptional regulator, translating into MAPRGFTRRDLALMHRAARLYYLDDLNQAAIAERLTVSRPTVSRLLAEARRVGIVRITVHDPDTLRVGGDDAARLAAALGVEKVWLAPFAARPLGSMLAEPVGEALREAALGPGDVLLVSSGRTVWEISHEALPAFPGCEIVPTVGGVAEPEAWHQTNEITRALAERMQAHPHFLFTQAMPSPAMRDTLAEDPEFQRVTGFWSRAQAALVGVGAPPAGRESISTSVPLDDEGLRAGAGDVCLNFYRADGGEIAFPGSDRMVRISPDELRKVPRTIAVAVGTEKVPSIVAGARAGLFNRLVTDAPTAQALLEALGGV; encoded by the coding sequence ATGGCGCCACGCGGGTTCACCCGCCGTGATCTCGCCCTGATGCACAGGGCGGCACGGCTGTACTACCTGGACGACCTCAACCAGGCCGCGATCGCGGAGCGGCTGACGGTCTCCCGGCCGACGGTGTCCCGGCTGCTCGCCGAGGCGCGGCGGGTCGGCATCGTGCGGATCACCGTGCACGATCCGGACACCCTGCGGGTCGGCGGCGACGACGCGGCCCGGCTCGCCGCCGCACTCGGTGTCGAGAAGGTGTGGCTGGCGCCGTTCGCGGCGCGCCCGCTCGGTTCGATGCTCGCCGAGCCGGTCGGCGAGGCACTGCGCGAGGCCGCGCTCGGCCCCGGGGACGTGCTGCTGGTGTCGTCCGGGCGGACGGTGTGGGAGATCAGCCACGAGGCGCTGCCCGCGTTCCCCGGCTGCGAGATCGTGCCGACCGTCGGCGGGGTCGCCGAACCGGAGGCGTGGCACCAGACCAACGAGATCACCCGGGCGCTCGCCGAACGGATGCAGGCGCACCCGCACTTCCTGTTCACCCAGGCCATGCCGTCACCGGCGATGCGCGACACGCTCGCCGAGGACCCGGAGTTCCAGCGGGTCACCGGATTCTGGAGCCGGGCGCAGGCCGCGCTGGTCGGCGTCGGGGCGCCGCCCGCCGGCCGCGAGTCGATCTCCACCTCGGTGCCGCTGGACGACGAGGGACTGCGCGCCGGGGCCGGAGACGTGTGCCTGAACTTCTACCGCGCCGACGGCGGCGAGATCGCGTTCCCGGGCAGCGACCGGATGGTCCGGATCTCCCCCGATGAACTGCGGAAGGTACCGCGGACGATCGCCGTCGCCGTCGGCACGGAGAAGGTGCCGAGCATCGTCGCCGGGGCGCGGGCGGGGCTGTTCAACCGGCTCGTCACCGACGCACCGACGGCGCAGGCGCTGCTGGAGGCGCTCGGCGGGGTGTGA